The DNA region cGGACGGCGGCCGCGAGGGGCCAAACCTGTGAGCGCGGAGCGGACGGCTGTGGTTCTAGGGCGCCCCCAGCGAGCGGGAGAGGAACTGCAGGGGCTGTCGCGTCCTGTCACCCGTGTCCCCTCACTCGTGTCCTGTCACCCGTGTCCCCTCACTCGGGTTCTGTCACCTCTGTCCTGTCATCCGTGTCCTGTCACCCGTGTCCCCTCACTCGGGTTCTGTCACCTCTGTCCTGCCACTTGTGTCCTGTCATTTGTGCCCTGTCACTCGTGTCTTGTCATTCGCGTTCTGTCACTTCTGTCCTGTCACTCGTGTCCCCTCACTCGGGTTTTACCCCCTCTATCCTGTCACTCATGTTCCTTCCCTCGTTTCCCCCCTGTCCTGTCATTCATGTCCCCTCACACGGGTTCAGTCACTTCTGTCCTGTCACTCGTGTTCCCTCtcatgtcccctctgtcctgtcACTCGTGTCCCGTTCCCTTGCCTGCAggaaggaggagctgctgcagcccagcactgccccgggCAGATCCCTGAGGGTTTTATGGGGTCACTCAGAGCCCTGAAAAGTAAAGGACAGAGTTTGAGGACCGGGTGGATTTATGGGGTCACTCAGATCCTGAGGAGCCTCTGGCAGTGGAGATTTCTTTCCCTCTCCTGAGGGAAATGGGAGGAAAGGAAAATTTGTGTCATCCCCACCCCGGAGGAAATGAGAACACGGCAGAGACTCTGAGAACTCCTTTAATCGCTGTTAACTGCAAGTCTGTAAAAGGTTTGGAGAAAGTCTTTGTTACAAAACTACCAGCAGCTGTTAGAATTGTTCCTGGTTTGTCACCCCAGCTAGAAAAGGCTCAGGGAGATGTGGAATAGTTCAAGAACAGAGAGAATATTGCACAACCAACCCCACGGTTAATTCCactaaaagaaggaaagaaagtgaCACAGATGCTGCAGCCTCGAGCTCTGCTGTGGGACCAGCTGGGGATGTCCCCAtcgatgtcccctgtgtcccctgccctccACAATCCCAGCCAGGACAAGGAGAGGCTCTGCTGGAcccagggctgtggcaggacaGGGATGCTCCCACCTAAAGAAGGAAAAgccaaccccaaaaccccaactcTTCCAAGTGCACCTCGTTTGGTGCTgtccaaaggcagcaggaaacCCCCAGGACAAAGGCAGAAAGTGTCACCCCAGCACCCCAAAGGCCAGGGAGGGCTCTGTCCCCTTGGGATAACTGTGCAGGAGCAACATCTCCTCTTGTGACATGAAACTGCCCCAAAAAGGAGCTGTGGGGCTGAAGGAGTGAAGCAAACAGTGCCAGGGGTTGAGTGAAGGAACCCAAAGCTCGTGGTGGCTTGCAGGGCTGGCACGGGTGGGACAGGGCTCAGATGGGGACACACAACAGGGACACCCCAGTTTGGGAGCCTCTGTCCCCCCAGGCTGGCCAGGCTGAGGTTGAGGTGGTCTTTGGGCCAGGCTGGACCTTGGCAAGGGCTGTAGTGGCCACCAACACTGGGGTTCTGTCCCCAACTGACCCAAATTACTGCCAGCCCAAaccagtgccaccatcacagaggTTCTGTCCCAGTTGACCCAAaccagtgccaccatcacagggGTTCTGTCCCAAACTGACCCAAaccagtgccaccatcacagggGTTCTGTCCCAAACTGACCCAAACCAGTGCCACCAACATCGGGGTTCTGTCCCCAGCTGACCCAAACCAGTGCCACCAACACTGGGGTTCTGTCCCAAATTGACCCAAaccagtgccaccatcacagaggTTCTGTCCCCAGCTGACCCAAACCAGTGCCACCAACACAGAGGTTCTGTCCCCAGCTGACCCAAACCAGTGCCACCATGTTCCGTCCCCACCCGATCCAAACCAGTGCCAACACTGGGGTTCTGTCCCAAACTGACCCAAACCAGTGCCACCAACACAGAGGTTCTGTCCCCACCTGATCCAaagcactgccagcccagcagcaagAGCGAGCCACGAGGATTCTCCTTGGAGAACTTAACTAGAAAGACACAAAACCCAGAGCAggaaggtgctgcagctgcaaagGGGGGGAGAGCAGCAGGCCTTGGCTCTTGGAGGAActgctggaaatgggaatttCCATGAGAAAAAGCTTCCAAGACAAAAAGCCAGGCAGAAGCTGAGGGTTTGGCAGGGGTTTGGCTCCTTCCAGGGTCAAAGCCACGAGCCAAGTGCTTTTTgtgcagcacctgcagccctcaggctctccctgggtgGGAATTGCAGAGCAGtgagcagagcaggcacagccaCGTCCAGGAGCCTCTCAGGTGAGGGTTCCACGTGCACACACGAGCAGGGAAGGAGCCAGCTGGCAGCCTGGCAGCACCCAGCACACCTGGCAGGGCTCTGAGTGCCCAGCTGGCCCCAGGACCCCTCACTCTGCCTCCTCAGGGTCACTTTTGGCTTGGCCAGTCTCTAGGATCTGTGGAGAAGTCGGGCTCCTGTGTGCCAGTGACCTCCTGCTTcctcctcctggagctgcaggggtcACCTGAGTTGCCCCCAGGTTTCTGCAGGAATGGGAACTCCTCCAGGCTgggggtgcagccccagcacagtcACACACAAAGGAACAGCTGGTCCAAGTCTGAGTTCACACTGGATGGTGGAAATGAGCCTGTGACACACACTGCAAGCAGCTGCTTTATTCCCAGTCTTCCCACTCTTCATCTTCCAGCTGCAAACAAGAGGAAATCCACTTAATAAACTTCTGAGCTGGTTTCAActgtttgtgtctgtaaatcaaCAGATTTCCCCCTGGGAAAGCTGCACACTCACCCCACCAGCCCCTCTCTGCACCCTGAGTGCCAccatggtattttctgaaaaatcctctttgcccaggagtttctcctgggaggctgagacgcctcagagaggaatgaaaacaataattatctgattgctgctcctgtgttttgctgctttggaatgtggcttggacattgtttaccaacaggtgaatgtttgattggttccatgtgaattgtttttaattaatgaccaatcaccatcagctgtgtcagactctgagtcaGTCACAGggtttattattcattcttgtgaaACCTTCTGAtttatcctttctctttttttagtatagttttagtatagcattcataataataaatgtaatataatgaatataatataatcaatataatgaatataatataattaatatgatATAATAGAtacaataaatataatataataaatatattacattatataatatcaaatatatattatattatattatattatattatattatattatattatattatattatattatattatattatattatattatattatattatattatattatattatattttagtaaaagaaatataataaataaaaattaaaataaataagtattgatataatataatgtatataataaatacaatatatatcataaatataatatagtatagtatagtgaaataTAGTGTAATACAATGtaaaataatgtaatataatgtaaaatATGATAGATATGATATGatagatatgatatgatatgatatgatatgatatgatatgatatgatatgatatgatatgatataatataatataatataatataatataatataatataatataatataatataatataatataatataatataatataatataatataatataatataatataatataatataatataatatatcagccttctgagaacttggagtcagattctcatctctcacctcgtcctgggcaccctcacaaaccccacaccctGAGGGGCTGGTGATGCTTTGGGGGCAGTTTTTGTGCCCTGACTCACCTCCCCAGACATTTCCACCCTGGACAGTGCCAGCTGCACCTCCTCCTCCGTCATGTCCAGATCAAAGTCCTTTTCCCAGTCCTCGCTGATATCCGTGCTGGAGCCTGCAAGCACAAATGTCCCCACTGAGCCACCAGAGCTGGCCCCAGAGCCTGGAATTCCCAGGGCTCAGAGCCACCACACTGCCAGGAACACAGATGGGAGGGGATCCTGCTCCCCTCACAGCCGGGGctggtgcacagccagggggagaGGTGGATGCTGAAAGAATTTCTCCTCTGGCCTGGGAGAGCAGGGACGTGTCAGGTTCCAGCCACACAGAAAATGACAGGAGGGACTTTGATGTGGGGACTGTCATTGTGCCAGCAGGGATGACAGGCAGAGGGGAGCGATCAGCACATCCCCTCCACAGAGCACAGCCTCTCCTGGCAGCCAGGGACCAAAGGGCTTTCTgctctgtcacagacacattttatggaaaaatcctttccttgggatttttcctcctgagaagctgagaggcctcaggaacaaaatgtaaacattgattatctgctgctgtggaatgcagcaggtgtatctgggattggcccatgttaattgtttctaattaatggccaatcacaggcagctggctcagactctctgagccacaatcctttgttatcattccttctttttctatccttagccagcctcctgatgaaatactttcttttgTGCTTTTCGTATAGTTTTGGAGAAAGTCATTGTTACAAAACTACTAGCTGTTagaatttttaatataatatatattataataatatataatagatatcaatatatattatatatatataaaaaataatatatattatatatataataatgatatataaaatatatattatagataacatattctattatatataatatatataaaataacatataatatataacaatatataatacatatcaaatatatataattatatattaatacaTAATAATAAATCTTTTTCCTATATAATCTATTTTATATATTatctataataatatatattaattgaTATATTAATATATGTTATGTATTAGTCactatatattatatgtaataatATATCATGAGtactatatattaatataatataatataatctatattatattatattatattatatattatattatatattatattatattatatatattatattatattatatattacaatatatatagtattatatataatatattatatattgattatattaatatatacaattatatattatatatatttcacatatattatataaaataatatattaatatattgtatattattcattatatattgtatattataataatgataaattatataataatatatcattaatgatatataatatataatatatattaatatattatatctCTTAAacattataaatataatataatccataaatataaaatattatatatataatatatataataaaacaataattcaagccttctaaaacatggagtcagatcctcatctcttccctcagacccctgtgaacactcaCACACTGCTCAGCCAGCAGATCACTGATTTATTTCCCTTTCCTTTGCTCTCCCCCAGCACCACAAACCCCgagctgtccccagggtccctccCAGCTTTCCCAGCCCCACACGAACCTTTCTTGCCGTTGTTGGAGGGGGTGGATTTGCCGCTGTCCGAGTTGAGCTCGAAGACTCTCAGGTCCGTGGGTCCCTCCTCCCTCAGAGtctctgtcctgccctgccctctgctctccatctctctgggctctgctccagctgccagctcCGAGGATGCTGCTGATGGCTGGCCAGGTGCACAAGGCTGAGCAGCCTCTGGGGGCTTTGGCAGCGAGCTCTGCTCCTCCAAGGTGGCCTCCACCAGCCTCTGGcagagctctggggctgcagctgcagtctGTAGCTGGGTggcaggcacaggggcagggttTGCAATCTGAGTCACAAGGGACGCGCTGTCGCTGCTCTCCGAggggctctgctcccctggcacctgctctgggggcagcacagcccagctctgcccacagggaGCCTTGGGGGCAGCAGCCTGGTGTCCCTCTGGGCTGGGCGCTTTCTGTGCTGCTCCTGGAAATGTGATGTTTGCACAAGGCAGGGGGGACATCCCCAAGAACTCCTCTGTAGGGAGGCAGAAGAGAAGTGAGAGATGTTTCAgcaagggcagcagcagctgggctgggagctggattgcagagaatcacagaatgtcctgagctggatctcacagaatcacagaatggcctgagctggatttcacagaatcacagaatgccctgagctgggagggacccacagggatcacccagtgcaacccctggccctgcacagacaccccaaaaatcccaccctgggcatccctgagaGCCTtgtcctggagctgtgccagctttggggctgtgcccattccctggggagcctggcacCCTCAGGGGGAAGAACATTTCCTGATTTCCAACCTCAAccaccctgacacagctccagaaattccctcagatcccaccactgctcacagagcagagatctctgtgaTTTGTAGCAGTGAGGAGGAGCCACCACCCCGTGGAAGCCCCAAAACCTGTCCCACCTTCATcctcctcccagcctggctcctctTGCTGCATGCTCTGCTCTGCTCGCTGCTTCAGAGCCTCCCTCCGGGCTTCATCCTGCAGGAATGCAACACAGCAGCTGCTCACATGCCCAgtccccttcctcccccagccATTCCACCATCACTGACCCCAAGGCTCAGCCCAGATCTGTTTGCCCAGGAAAAGCCCCCCAGGGAACCCCCCCAGACCCACCTGCTCCAGGCAATGCAGTTTGTAGAAGTAGCGCTGCCAGAACTCCAGGTGGGAAACAGCCACAGGGACCTGGGAAAGGCATCAGGGAAAGGGATGAACCCCTCAGAAGGGGAGCTGTGCCCCTCAGAAGGAGAGCTGCGCCCCTCAGAGAGAGAGCTGTGCCCTCAGAGGGAGAGCTGTGCCCCTCAGAGGGAGAGCTGTGCCCTCAGAAGGAGAGCTGTGCCCTCAGAGGGAGAGCTGTGCCCCTCAGAGGGAGAGCTGTGCCCTCAGAGGGAGAGCTGTGCCCCTCAGAGGGAGAGCTGTGCCCCTCAGAGGGAGAGCTGTGCCCTCAGAGGGGGAGCTGTGCCCTCAGAAGGAGAGCTGtgccccacagagagagagctgTGCCCCTCAGAGAGAGAGCTGTGCCCTCAGAAGGAGAGCTGTGCCCCTCAGAAGGAGAGCTGTGCCCCTCAGAAGGAGAGCTGTGCCCCTCAGAGAGAGAGCTGTGCCCTCAGAGGGAGAGCTGTGCCCCTCAGAAGGAGAGCTGTGCCCCTCAGAAGGAGAGCTGTGCCCCTCAGAGAGAGAGCTGTGCCCTCAGAGGGAGAGCTGTGCCCCTCAGAAGGAGAGCTGTGCCCCTCAGAGAGAGAGCTGTGCCCTCAGAGGGAGAGCTGTGCCCCTCAGAAGGAGAGCTGTGCCCCTCAGAAGGAGAGCTGTGCCCCTCAGAAGGAGAGCTGTGCCCTCAGAGGGGGAGCTGTGCCCCTCAGAGAGAGAGCTGTGCCCCTCAGAAGGAGAGCTGTGCCCCTCAGAAGGAGAGCTGTGCCCCTCAGAAGGAGAGCTGTGCCCCTCAGAAGGAGAGCTGTGCCCCTCAGAGGGAGAGCTGTGCCCTCAGAAGGAGAGCTGTGCCCCTCAGAAGGAGAGCTGTGCCCTCAGAGGGAGAGCTGTGCCCCTCAGAAGGAGAGCTGTGCCCCTCAGAGAGAGAGCTGTGCCCTCAGAGAGAGAGCTGTGCCCCTCAGAATGAGAGCTGTGCCCTCAGAGGGAGAGCTGTGCCCCTCTCTCCTCCCAAAGCAGCTCCCATTTTATTCCATCCATAACTTTTCCATAGTTTCCACCCCAACCACAGGGCACAAACGGCTCAGGGCTTTCCTGCAGCATTCCCCAGGTCAGGAATTGCCATTTTGGGGCCTCACCATTTTGGTGTAGAGTGCCCTGATGGAAGGGCtggtggccagcagctctgcAATCTCCCCTttcttctcctccaggctgaactggGCCAGCCAGGCCTCGAGCAGCTCAGCAGGGCCTGTGTGGGACAAGAACCCCTCAGTTTGGGGAGGTTTCactggggcacaggaggagggAGACACAGGGCTCAGAAATGCGCTGCCAGCTCAAGGCCCAATTTAAATTGGGTTAGGAAATTCAGACTAAGCTGGTCCTTGAGCTAAGAGCCAGATCTGCTCTTCTACAGCCAAGCCCTGCTGGCCAAAGGTTTCAGGGAACTCCAGCTGGCCCCCAAATCCCCTAGAGAAGCACCCTGGACCCCCTGAACCCACCAGGGCAAGCACCCTGGACCCCCTGAGTCCCCCAAGGGTAGCACCCTGGACCCCAAACCCCTTTGGGGAACACCCTGGAGCCCCTGAACCCCCCTAGGGCAGCACCCTGAACCCCTCAAACCCCCTAGGGCAGCACCCTGAACCCCCCTGAACCCCTAAGggagcccccaaacccccttggGGAGCAGCCTGGACACCCTGAACCCCCCTAGGGCAGCCCTTGAGCCCCCCCAAGGCAGCATCCTGGAGCCCCTGAACCCCCCTGGACCCCCTGAACCCCCCTAGGGCAGCCCTTGAGCCCCCCCAAGGCAGCATCCTGGAGCCCCTGAGCCCCCCCGGACACCCTGAACCCCCCTAGGGGAGCCCCTGACCCCCCCAAGGCAGCATCCTGGAGCCCCTGAACCCCCCTGGACACCCTGAACCCCCCTAGGGGAGCCCCTGACCCCCCCATACCATCGGGCTCGTTGCAGTAGGTGGCTGGGTCGGACTGGAGGCTGTAGAGACGAGCctggaggggacacacagggacagctgtgagggcagggacagcagcagggccaggggacaggcTCAGGGTGCCACACTGACCTTGGCACTGTCGTAGGGCTCGGTGGTGCCCGAGGGTGTTGCCATCAGGGTGATAACGTCACAGTCTATGGTCTTGTCCGGAGAGGGAGCGAAGGTGTCCGAGATGACCCCCAGGAAGTCAGACAGGCCCTTCCTCACCTTCTCTGTGGCACCTGAGccctctgccctctgcaggggAAGAGGCAGCACGGGGTCAGTGACACCCCAGGGCTTCTGGGAATCCTTAAGGAAGCAGGACCTGACCCCTCAGGAAGGGTGAGgtgggggacacctgaggggagcTGAGCTGAGGCTTTGTGAGGGAAGCAGAGCGGGTTTGGGGCTTTGTGGGGGAAGCACAGCCAAGTTTGAGGCTTTGTGGGGGATGCAGAGCAGGTTTGGGGCTTTGTGGGGGATGCACAGCCCAGTTTGGGGCTTTGTGGGGGAAGCACAGTGGGTTTGAGGCTTTGTGGGGGATGCACAGTGGGTTTGGGGCTTTGTGGGGGATGCACAGCTGGGTTTGGGGCTTTGTGGGGGATGCACAGTGGGTTTGGGGCTTTGTGGGGGAAGCACAGCGGGTTTGGGGCTTTGTGGGGGAAGCACAGTGGGTTTGAGGCTTTGTGGGGGATGCACAGCTGGGTTTGGGGCTTTGTGGGGGAAGCACAGCTGGGTTTGGGGCTTTGTGGGGGAAGCACAGCCAAATTTGGGGCTGCTGGTGTGGGGTGGGGCTGTCCCAGtagcagctgggcagggctgagggtcACAGCTCATGTGGAGTCTGTGTCACCTTACAGTGACACTGCCAGTGTTCCCCCTATAGTGACACTGCCTGTGTCACCCCTACAGTGACATTGCCAGTGTCCTCCTACAGTGTCCCCCTGCGTTGACGCTGCCACTGTCCCCCTGCAGTCACACTGCCAGTGTCCCCCCTACAGTCACACTGCCAATGTCCCCCTACAGTGACACTGACAGTGTCAACTTACAGTGACACTGCCAGTGTcctcccacagtgacactgccactGTCCCCCTACACTGTCCCCCTACAGTGACACTGCCTGTGTCCCCCTACATTGTCCCCCTACATTGTCCCCCAACAGTCACACTGCCAGTGTCCCCCCTACACTGACACTGCCAATGTCCCCCTACAGTGTCCCCCCTACAGTGACACTGACAGTGCTCCTCCTACAGtgacactgccactgtcaccccTACAGTGACACTGCCAGTGTCCTCCTACAGTGACACTGCCACTGTCCCCCCTACAGTGACACTGCCACTGTCCCCCCTACAGTGACACTGCCACTGTCCCCCCTACAGTGACACTGCCACTGTCCCCCCTACAGTGACACTGCCACTGTCCCCCCTACATTGTCCCCCTACAGTGACACTGACAGTGTCCCCTGCTCAGCACAGTGGACAGGGAATCACGAGGGAGTGACAGCACGAGGGGAATGACTTTAATCTGCAGGAAATGGGGTTGGAtgatgggatattgggcaggaatcctccctgtgagggcactgggatggaatCCCCAGAGAAGCCGTGGCTGTGCCATGCCTGGAACGATGCCAGgcggggtttggagcagcctgggagggtggcaggtgtccctgccgtggcaggggtgCCACTGGGTGCCCATACTCACTGCCAGCCTGTCCTTGACCACGCTGGCCGTGGCGGCGATGGTGCAGGCCGTGTCGTGCTGCACCACCTGTGTGAACTCAGCCAGGTCCCTCTTCATGAACTCCAAAGCCTCTGTGGACTGCAAGCACACAGCACATGGATTCTGCAGGGTTTTGCTCCCCCAGCAAAGCTGGGATTACTCCCGGCACGTTACAAAAATTCAGGTGGGAGAGTTTGGCCCAGATGAACCCTCACCCCAACCTGGGCAATGCATAAAACCAGAATAACCTGACCAACAACAGCACCTGCTCTGCCCAAAACACATTCCAGGAGGCTCTGAAGCCAAGAGCAGGAAAAACACAGGCTGGCAGAAGCCTGGCTTTAGGTTTTGTGTGTAATTAACACAGGCAGTGCTGTCACAGCAGGAAGTTCCACACCACAGAGCCACGCTGGAACCACAACCCCTGCTCAGGGGGGGATCTCCACATCACAGAGCCCAGCACGACCCAGGGTTTGTCTGATCCCCA from Melospiza melodia melodia isolate bMelMel2 chromosome 27, bMelMel2.pri, whole genome shotgun sequence includes:
- the BSDC1 gene encoding BSD domain-containing protein 1; the protein is MAEGEDGGWWRSWLQQSYQAVKEKSTEALEFMKRDLAEFTQVVQHDTACTIAATASVVKDRLARAEGSGATEKVRKGLSDFLGVISDTFAPSPDKTIDCDVITLMATPSGTTEPYDSAKARLYSLQSDPATYCNEPDGPAELLEAWLAQFSLEEKKGEIAELLATSPSIRALYTKMVPVAVSHLEFWQRYFYKLHCLEQDEARREALKQRAEQSMQQEEPGWEEDEEEFLGMSPLPCANITFPGAAQKAPSPEGHQAAAPKAPCGQSWAVLPPEQVPGEQSPSESSDSASLVTQIANPAPVPATQLQTAAAAPELCQRLVEATLEEQSSLPKPPEAAQPCAPGQPSAASSELAAGAEPREMESRGQGRTETLREEGPTDLRVFELNSDSGKSTPSNNGKKGSSTDISEDWEKDFDLDMTEEEVQLALSRVEMSGELEDEEWEDWE